The genome window TCCAAATCATGTTGCACTAATTTTAGATGGTAATAGAAGATGGGCAAAAAGACACCTAACAATTCCAAAAACAGGTCATTGGAAAGGGGCTGATGCAGTTGAAAATCTTCTAGACTGGTGTGAAGAATTCGATATTAAGATCATTACATTATATGCATTATCAGCTGAGAATTTAGATAGAAATGATGAAGAGTTAGAATATCTTTATGATTTAATTCATCAAAGATTAGAGAAACTATACAATGATCCTAGAATTCATAGAAATAAAATGAGAGTAAAGGCAATTGGTAGAATTGAATTACTTCCAGAACACATCAAAGAAATTTTAAGCAAACTAGATGATGCAACAAAGAATTATGATAATCATTTTCTGAATATTGCTTTAGCTTATGGAGGACAGTATGAGTTAGTTGATGCTGTAAAAAAAATTGGAGAGAAGATTAAAGATGGCTCACTTGATGTAAAGGATATTAATAAAAAAGAAATAGAATCCAATCTCTACACATCCCATTTACCACAATCATCACCTGATATGATTTTACGAACATCTGGTGAAAAAAGATTAAGTGGATTTCTAATGTGGCAGAGTGTGTATAGTGAATTAGTTTTTATGGATATTTTCTGGCCAGAGTTTAGAAAAATTGATTTGATGAGAGCAATTAGAACATTTCAAGAAAGAAAAAGAAGATTAGGGAAATGATAGAAGAAACTTCTGCAGGAATTGTATTGTTTAGAAAAGAGGAAAATGAAAATTTATTTTTACTTTTGCATTATCCTTCTGGGCATTGGGATTTTGTTAAAGGGAAAATGGAAAAAGGAGAATCAACTCGTGAAACTGCAATTAGAGAAACTAAAGAGGAAACAGGGATCACAGATATAGAGTTTATCGATGATTTTGAAGAATGGATTGAATATAATTTTCAATATCAAGGCGAATTAGTTCAGAAAAAAGTAGTGTTTTTCTTGGCAGAAACAAAGACCAAGGAAATTAAAATTTCACACGAGCATCTTAATTATACATGGATGAATTATAATACATCAATGGAAAAAACAACTTTTGATAATGCAAAAAATGTATTAACCAAAGCACAAATGCTACTTACTAAAACTTTGTAATTGAAGTTCCTTTGCAATATTAATTGGTTTTTTAGAATTAAGAATACTTCTACCAACAATCAAATAATCAGTACCAGATGTTAAGACATTTTTTGCATTACCACCTTGAGTTCCAACTCCAGGAGAAAAAATATTCAATTTTTTTCCAGCTTTTTTATTGCAATATTCAATAATTTTGGGGAAAGTTGCCCCTACTACAATACCATCAACTTTAGCAGTTAACGCCCAATCTAAAAATAATTCATAGAGTTTCTGCTTTTTTTGTAGTTTTACCTCCATATCATAGGACAGTCTAGCCTCAGGGGCACTCATATGACATAGTGTAATTACTCCCTTCTCTTTTTTATGAGCAGATTTTACTAAATTTTTCAAACTATCCAATCCCATTATTGGATTAGCAATAACAGCATCAAATCCTAAACGCCATAGATTCTCTATTGTTACATTATTTGTATTTCCAATATCATTTAGTTTAATATCTGCAATTGTTTGTAAACCAAATTTATGAGCAAAAGTATTGATCTTGAGTATTTCTTTTCCACTCAATGGAAGTAATAAATGGAAATTTAATTTAATCCCACACAAAAAAGGATGTAAATCTTGAATATTTTTGATAGTTTTTGCTTGTAAATTTTTTACTGAAGAATCATAATCATTAGCAAGAATTACTTTCCCATTAGATTTTGAGATCTGAGAAAGTCTAGTTTTGAAGATAGTCATAAGCAACTAATGGATGAGTGTCTTTTAATTTTATTATTTTGATGTAAGAATATCCATGCTCTGATGGATTTTCCACAAATGTTGGTTGAAGCCCATTAATTGTTGAAAATTTCATGAATGGTTTTTGAGGATCAGAATCCAAAACCACATGACAGAAATATGATGTTCCTTCTTCATTAAAATTCATAAAAACTCCAAGCAACCATTTATCATTACGTGGGAATAAAAATAATGGAAATGGTGTTTCTTCAAAACCCCATGTGAGTTTTGCAAGACTAGACATATCTTCCAATTCAATTGGTTGGTATCTATCTAAAGTTCCATTACCTGGCCTCAAGGTTTTTGGTAGTGATTTTATTCGTACAATTGGAGAATATAGTTTACTTGCATCTGAAGTAGAATCAACAATTTCAGATTCCTCTTTACCACCTTTAAGTCCATAGCAAAGATAATGTCCATTGTGTTCTAATGGAGTATAGTACACAATGGGTTTTTCTTTTAGAACATCCATTTGCACAGACAATATTTTTTGTCCATTATGATCATGTAAAAATGAAACACGTGGTGCACGCTCAAGTGCACAAACGAGCCTAGAAAATTCAAGAGTAGAATTTACTTGAATATAGCGTGGTAATTTATCATTAGTTGAATTAGTTACTGTATCCACAGAGATTTTCTACAGAATATCAAATTAAACTTATCCAAAAGTTTGGAGCCTAGCTTCTTCTATCAATAACATCATTGATTGATGGACCGGTTCCAATAATTGTTACAGGCGTGTTTAATTTATTTTCAATGTTTTTGATAAACGATTTTGCATCATCTGATAATTCATCATAAGATGTTTTGCCTGCACAATCTGTAAAGAGAACATCCAATTTTGTAATTGAAATTTGTGTGGCTCCATTAAGCATGATTGCACGCCTAGCTAAATCAAAATCAAAATCAGCAGCACGCCTTTGTCTACCTGTAACGGTTCCAAATTCAGACCAACCTTTCTTTTCTGCTTCTTCCAAAGAAAGTTCTTTATCTAGAGGACCAGTCCCAACACGGGTAACGTAAGATTTGAAAACCACTATTACTTCATCAACTTTAGTTGGACCAAGCCCAACATCAGCACATATTCCTGATGCAGTAACATCTTTTGAGGTTACAAAAGGATAAGTCCCATGCCATAAGGATAGAAAAGTTCCTTGAGTGCCTTCAATTAGTACATTTTGATTCGCGTCAAGCGCAGAATTGATTTCCTGTGGAACGTCAACAATTAGAGAAGATAGAGAATCAAAATCTTTAGCCAGTTTTAAAACCCGCATGGCTCTATCAGAATTTGCGGGACCAGTTCCAGAGCCTGTACTTCCAATCTTTTCTTTGAGTTCACCTTTAGAATCTCGTTCTAGATGAGTTTTTTCAATAATTCCACAATTTTTATCAATAAAAGAACGTCCTGATGTTTTAAAATCCTGAATTTCTTTTTCTAATACTTCAGGATTAATCACAACTCCCGGACCAATCATAACTTTAGCATTTGGATTGAGAAATCCACTCGGAAGCATTCTTACCTTGTAAACTTTATCACCATCTCTAATTGTATGACCTGCATTTGGTCCAGCCCCTCCTCTAACTATTATTGTGGGATTATCTTTAATTGCCAAATATGAAATAATTTTACCTTTCCCCTCATCTCCAAAAAATCCCCCAACAACTACAGTGGATGTCATAATGTTGAGCTTTAATTTCGTTTATTTAAGCTAAAGTGTTTGCACATGATTTTATATTCAACAAAAAATCTTTTAGATCGATGGTGGGAGAAAATTTTGCTGGAAATATCATAGTTAATTTGGCTAATCTTCCAGATTTTCTGAGAAATCCAATATTAAAAAAAAGAATGATGGAATTTTTTGGTCTTACTGAACCAGAAAAAAAAGAAATCATCAATAATGCATTAGAGGCAGGACCAACAATTCCGTTTCCAAATTTTTCAAAGCTTTTCAAAACATGGCTTAAAATTTTAACAACTCTTACTGAAGAACAAAGAGAAGGATTATTTTCTGCATATATCTTAGAAATTGCAAAAAATCCACAAAAACTAATCACTTTTAATTTGGATGGAATATTAGAACTATTTTTATCGTTAGAAGAAAATGAAAAGGAAACTCTTTCCAACACAATTAAAAAAATTATTAACAGTTTAGATGCAGAAGAAAAGAGAAAAATCTTGATAGTTATACCAGATAATGCTAAAAAACACTTAAAATTTTAATTCTTTGGGGGCTCGTCAGGTTTTCTATTATCTTCATTTGTGTAATCAATGATTTCACCTTCAGGAGATAATACACCCACAAAGATTTTTTCATGTTTTTTCAATAGTTTTCGATGATCTGGCATTGACATGTCCAGTTTCATTTCATTCATTACCATAATTTGATATTCTTTCCATTCTGTCCAACATTTGTTACAAGTAGGATATTTCTCTGCAACAACGCCTAATTGTTCAGTATCTGGAATAGAATTCTTACATTTGGTACATATTCTACTCATAGAAATCAGCAGATTAGAACTCCTTTTATCTTTTTTTGAATCTAAAGTAATAATAATTATCATAAACACATGTATTCATGAAGATCAAATGCCCAAAATGTAAAGAAGATGCAGAATTGGCAATGGATTTTTCACTGGTAAAATGTG of Nitrosopumilus sp. contains these proteins:
- the uppS gene encoding polyprenyl diphosphate synthase codes for the protein MYGKRLESEIRNGDIPNHVALILDGNRRWAKRHLTIPKTGHWKGADAVENLLDWCEEFDIKIITLYALSAENLDRNDEELEYLYDLIHQRLEKLYNDPRIHRNKMRVKAIGRIELLPEHIKEILSKLDDATKNYDNHFLNIALAYGGQYELVDAVKKIGEKIKDGSLDVKDINKKEIESNLYTSHLPQSSPDMILRTSGEKRLSGFLMWQSVYSELVFMDIFWPEFRKIDLMRAIRTFQERKRRLGK
- a CDS encoding Fe(2+)-trafficking protein, translated to MSRICTKCKNSIPDTEQLGVVAEKYPTCNKCWTEWKEYQIMVMNEMKLDMSMPDHRKLLKKHEKIFVGVLSPEGEIIDYTNEDNRKPDEPPKN
- a CDS encoding NUDIX domain-containing protein, encoding MIEETSAGIVLFRKEENENLFLLLHYPSGHWDFVKGKMEKGESTRETAIRETKEETGITDIEFIDDFEEWIEYNFQYQGELVQKKVVFFLAETKTKEIKISHEHLNYTWMNYNTSMEKTTFDNAKNVLTKAQMLLTKTL
- a CDS encoding orotidine 5'-phosphate decarboxylase, yielding MTIFKTRLSQISKSNGKVILANDYDSSVKNLQAKTIKNIQDLHPFLCGIKLNFHLLLPLSGKEILKINTFAHKFGLQTIADIKLNDIGNTNNVTIENLWRLGFDAVIANPIMGLDSLKNLVKSAHKKEKGVITLCHMSAPEARLSYDMEVKLQKKQKLYELFLDWALTAKVDGIVVGATFPKIIEYCNKKAGKKLNIFSPGVGTQGGNAKNVLTSGTDYLIVGRSILNSKKPINIAKELQLQSFSK
- a CDS encoding adenylosuccinate synthetase translates to MTSTVVVGGFFGDEGKGKIISYLAIKDNPTIIVRGGAGPNAGHTIRDGDKVYKVRMLPSGFLNPNAKVMIGPGVVINPEVLEKEIQDFKTSGRSFIDKNCGIIEKTHLERDSKGELKEKIGSTGSGTGPANSDRAMRVLKLAKDFDSLSSLIVDVPQEINSALDANQNVLIEGTQGTFLSLWHGTYPFVTSKDVTASGICADVGLGPTKVDEVIVVFKSYVTRVGTGPLDKELSLEEAEKKGWSEFGTVTGRQRRAADFDFDLARRAIMLNGATQISITKLDVLFTDCAGKTSYDELSDDAKSFIKNIENKLNTPVTIIGTGPSINDVIDRRS